From one Acidobacteriota bacterium genomic stretch:
- a CDS encoding glycosyltransferase family 2 protein, giving the protein MNLPSTARPSTCAIVVSFYPGPHIVQNVAALLQQVERVFVIDNGSVGNSLEHLHALRGMPLCHVHLLGENLGIAAAMNQGVKLAVDGGFKSIFTFDQDSSITPGFVVKMLAEYDDACRKHKKVGLVFPQYFDSRSGMHLRTVLDKNGDPYTAMTSGNLVLTEVFQECGGFEEAFFMDYVDHEFCLRLRNHGYSIVECANAILLHSLGNLRTYKIVGLEFGCTHHNAGRRYYITRNRIYIYRKFLHSNWGWCKHDILSSIQELVKLVIFEEQKVAKLRNIWRGIRDGISGRMGKTVNL; this is encoded by the coding sequence ATGAATCTGCCGAGCACTGCGCGGCCGAGTACTTGTGCTATCGTTGTTAGTTTTTACCCAGGGCCTCATATCGTTCAAAATGTCGCGGCGTTGCTCCAGCAGGTGGAGAGGGTGTTTGTCATTGACAATGGATCCGTCGGCAATTCACTTGAGCATTTACACGCGCTCCGAGGCATGCCGCTATGCCATGTTCATCTTCTCGGAGAAAACCTCGGTATTGCAGCGGCGATGAATCAAGGCGTTAAATTGGCAGTCGATGGCGGATTCAAATCGATTTTTACTTTCGATCAGGATTCTTCAATTACACCGGGGTTTGTGGTCAAGATGCTGGCGGAGTATGATGACGCCTGTCGCAAGCACAAGAAAGTCGGCTTGGTTTTTCCGCAATACTTCGATTCGAGAAGCGGCATGCATCTGCGCACCGTCCTTGATAAGAATGGCGACCCTTATACAGCCATGACTTCGGGGAACTTGGTTCTGACAGAAGTGTTTCAAGAGTGTGGAGGTTTTGAGGAAGCATTCTTCATGGATTATGTGGACCATGAGTTCTGTCTAAGATTGAGGAATCATGGATACAGTATTGTTGAGTGCGCCAACGCAATTTTGCTGCATTCGCTCGGCAACTTGCGTACCTATAAAATCGTTGGATTGGAATTTGGTTGCACACACCACAATGCAGGACGGCGATATTACATCACCAGGAATCGCATTTACATCTATCGCAAGTTCCTGCACAGTAACTGGGGCTGGTGCAAACACGATATCCTATCGTCAATTCAAGAATTGGTGAAGCTCGTCATATTTGAAGAGCAGAAGGTGGCAAAGCTTCGCAATATATGGCGGGGCATTCGAGATGGAATATCAGGGCGAATGGGGAAGACAGTCAACCTGTAA
- a CDS encoding glycosyltransferase family 2 protein: MDIYPQSEDQRPGFAVFPIGIVIPTYNRSDTILMCLEHLERQTWADFEVIIVDDGSTDSTPKLLERYLDSTRLHVRYIRQENAGAARARNVAASVMQAPVCLMIGDDIFASPDLVRTHLTLHQQRPELNIACLGLTQWSESGQLVTKFMRWLDESGNQFAYGDLLRGTRADWRHFYTSNLSVKTEFLRQNPFNEGFSKYGMEDIELGYRMQIQHGLEIAFLPKALAHHLHPTSFRRACSRQVLVGKSNRLFHDMWPECMPKSTSPLRRTFRRFISHNEWLISPLTSAADVLTRIWCPNPLMYAALSANYSVGYENSPYRSLRTGVPSDVDHAASSRKSASQ; encoded by the coding sequence ATGGATATTTATCCGCAATCGGAGGATCAGCGGCCGGGATTCGCTGTTTTCCCGATTGGCATTGTGATTCCCACGTACAACCGATCCGACACGATCCTGATGTGCCTGGAGCATCTGGAGCGGCAAACATGGGCCGATTTCGAGGTGATCATCGTTGATGACGGTTCCACCGATTCGACGCCGAAGCTGCTTGAACGCTACCTCGATTCAACTCGCTTACATGTCCGCTATATTCGGCAGGAGAATGCCGGTGCCGCCCGCGCGCGCAACGTTGCGGCTTCGGTAATGCAAGCTCCTGTGTGCCTGATGATTGGCGATGATATCTTTGCCTCTCCGGATCTTGTTCGTACCCATCTCACTCTCCATCAGCAGAGACCAGAATTGAATATAGCTTGTCTGGGATTGACGCAATGGAGCGAATCCGGTCAGCTGGTGACTAAGTTTATGCGTTGGCTCGACGAGAGCGGGAACCAATTTGCATATGGCGATCTGCTACGCGGAACGCGCGCTGACTGGAGGCATTTTTATACAAGCAACCTTTCAGTGAAGACAGAATTCCTGCGACAGAATCCATTCAACGAGGGTTTTTCCAAGTATGGAATGGAAGACATTGAGCTCGGATATCGCATGCAAATTCAGCATGGGCTTGAAATTGCATTTCTCCCAAAAGCTCTGGCACATCATTTGCACCCGACATCGTTCAGGCGAGCATGTAGCAGACAAGTATTGGTAGGGAAATCGAATCGGCTGTTCCACGACATGTGGCCGGAATGTATGCCAAAATCCACTTCGCCTCTCAGGCGAACCTTCCGCAGATTTATATCCCACAATGAGTGGTTAATATCCCCGCTTACATCTGCCGCAGATGTTCTTACGAGAATCTGGTGTCCTAATCCGCTTATGTATGCCGCGCTTTCAGCAAATTACTCGGTTGGATATGAGAACAGCCCATATCGGTCTTTGCGTACGGGCGTTCCATCGGACGTGGATCATGCAGCATCTTCCCGCAAGAGCGCTTCGCAATGA
- a CDS encoding DUF721 domain-containing protein → MDSVRNVLKTGISRSLGSLQEPDRLAAAWVVACGRAMAGRGTVIGYSGGVVEVEVATGAWLEQMKSMRAELAAELARIAGVPVTGIHFVVKR, encoded by the coding sequence ATGGATAGTGTTCGCAATGTGCTGAAGACAGGGATAAGCCGCAGCCTGGGTTCGTTGCAGGAGCCGGACCGGCTGGCGGCGGCCTGGGTGGTTGCGTGCGGCCGCGCGATGGCCGGCCGCGGCACCGTGATTGGCTACTCCGGCGGAGTCGTAGAGGTGGAGGTAGCCACCGGGGCCTGGCTGGAGCAGATGAAGTCGATGCGCGCAGAGCTGGCGGCGGAGCTGGCACGGATCGCCGGGGTGCCTGTAACCGGGATACACTTTGTAGTGAAGAGGTAA
- a CDS encoding glycosyltransferase, whose protein sequence is MRIAILHHWFVTRGGGERVAECIASLFPGAEIFTLVKDAKGVPEGLAQRTIHTSFLQKVPLAKSYHRHMMPFYPMATEGLDLRGFDLVISSDSGPIKGVRLDPGAVHICYCHSPMRYLYDGYESYRRQMGPVTRAFFSMSASRVRNWDRKAARRVTYFVANSHYVADRIRRVYGRDSVVIHPPIDLHLAQTAAQPGQHYLCAGRLVGYKRTELMIEACMKLKRPLRIAGTGPEEGRLRRLASPAEVEFLGELPTVELWKQYAECRALLFMADEDFGMVPLEAQACGRPVIAYGAGGSLETVRGLGGANPKGVATGVHFGQQSVDSLMEGILHFEEAEARGVFRSEAIRAWAAEFAAAVFLKRMREFIVSVMPGAAGVMAAPDVVEQANG, encoded by the coding sequence GTGCGGATAGCGATCCTTCATCACTGGTTTGTGACGCGCGGCGGCGGAGAGCGTGTCGCCGAATGTATTGCGTCGCTGTTTCCCGGCGCCGAGATCTTTACCCTCGTCAAGGACGCAAAGGGAGTTCCGGAAGGGCTGGCCCAGCGAACGATCCACACGTCATTTCTTCAGAAGGTCCCTCTAGCGAAGAGCTACCACCGGCACATGATGCCGTTTTATCCGATGGCAACCGAGGGGCTGGATCTGCGGGGGTTCGACCTTGTGATCTCGTCGGACAGCGGACCGATCAAAGGGGTCCGGCTCGATCCGGGCGCAGTGCACATCTGTTACTGCCATTCCCCGATGCGTTACCTGTATGACGGTTACGAGTCCTATCGCCGGCAGATGGGGCCGGTAACCCGCGCATTCTTTTCGATGAGCGCCTCCCGTGTGCGGAACTGGGACCGGAAGGCGGCACGGAGGGTGACATACTTCGTCGCAAACTCGCATTATGTTGCCGATCGAATCCGCCGCGTCTATGGACGCGATAGTGTCGTCATTCATCCTCCCATCGACCTGCATCTCGCCCAAACGGCTGCGCAGCCAGGACAGCACTATCTTTGCGCGGGGCGACTGGTGGGCTACAAGCGCACAGAGCTGATGATCGAGGCGTGTATGAAGCTGAAGAGACCGCTTCGCATCGCCGGTACGGGGCCGGAGGAGGGCCGTCTTCGCCGTCTGGCCAGTCCGGCAGAGGTCGAATTTCTGGGCGAGCTCCCAACGGTCGAGTTATGGAAGCAGTATGCGGAGTGCAGGGCGCTTCTGTTTATGGCCGATGAAGACTTTGGAATGGTTCCGTTGGAGGCCCAGGCATGCGGACGGCCTGTGATCGCCTACGGAGCGGGAGGATCGCTCGAGACGGTCAGGGGGCTGGGAGGCGCGAATCCGAAGGGCGTTGCAACTGGTGTCCACTTTGGCCAGCAGTCGGTCGACTCGCTAATGGAGGGCATCCTTCATTTTGAAGAGGCCGAGGCCAGGGGAGTCTTCCGCAGCGAGGCGATCCGCGCCTGGGCGGCGGAGTTTGCAGCCGCGGTTTTTCTCAAGAGAATGCGTGAGTTTATCGTGTCGGTGATGCCCGGCGCCGCAGGCGTGATGGCAGCACCTGACGTTGTGGAGCAGGCCAATGGATAG
- a CDS encoding alpha-1,2-fucosyltransferase, translating to MGVVVQIVVRQISGLGNQLFQYAAGKYFARHYGANMKLALDPRGANANGYPRPFLLNQYSITSPYHPLTTTERIMLSPKPRLRLAGSALRHFSRTQIVVEAVDQRYKFLSDFEFEKDTQTIYLVGYWQAYRFADEVEDELRSELTLQMSPSGEDLRVLGQIQAAEHPISLHMRRGDYVLGTDGFATLSVDYYNCAIQYFKERVMNPKFFVFSDDIDFAKKSLPANEPIVFVHHNDSSTAHEDLRLMSSCRDHIIANSSFSWWGAWLNPRRDKTVYSPRYWHLHSNHSLSELLPAGWVLADNESELCNRQLSSE from the coding sequence ATGGGAGTTGTTGTGCAAATCGTCGTAAGACAAATCAGCGGCCTGGGCAATCAACTGTTTCAATACGCAGCGGGGAAGTACTTCGCAAGACATTATGGTGCGAACATGAAATTGGCCCTCGATCCGCGAGGAGCCAATGCGAATGGCTACCCCAGGCCATTTCTGCTGAATCAATATTCGATTACGTCCCCTTACCACCCGCTCACAACAACGGAACGGATCATGTTATCGCCCAAGCCGCGACTACGGTTGGCAGGGAGCGCGCTTCGGCATTTCTCGCGCACGCAGATCGTGGTCGAAGCGGTAGATCAACGCTACAAGTTCCTTTCTGATTTCGAGTTTGAAAAGGACACGCAGACGATCTATCTCGTAGGCTATTGGCAGGCCTATCGTTTTGCCGACGAAGTCGAGGACGAGTTAAGGTCTGAATTGACACTGCAAATGTCTCCCTCAGGAGAGGATTTGCGTGTTCTTGGGCAAATCCAAGCCGCAGAACATCCTATTTCTCTCCATATGCGCCGAGGAGATTACGTTCTTGGAACGGATGGATTCGCAACCTTATCTGTCGACTATTACAACTGCGCAATACAGTACTTTAAAGAGCGGGTGATGAACCCTAAATTTTTCGTATTCTCGGACGATATCGACTTTGCAAAGAAGTCTCTACCGGCGAACGAACCAATCGTGTTTGTACACCACAACGACTCATCTACCGCCCATGAAGATCTTCGATTGATGTCCTCCTGCCGCGACCATATTATTGCCAACAGTTCTTTCTCATGGTGGGGTGCCTGGTTGAACCCCCGGCGAGACAAGACAGTTTACTCACCGCGCTATTGGCACCTTCACAGCAATCACTCCCTGTCGGAGTTGTTACCCGCCGGTTGGGTCCTTGCAGATAACGAGAGCGAACTTTGCAACCGTCAATTGTCCTCCGAATAG
- a CDS encoding glycosyltransferase: MSSIQDNRWESGHRCPRISVCMAAYNGERYIQVQLASILEQLNSDDEIVIVDDCSSDRTCELISGMGDNRIRLIQHKKNAGAKKTFEDAIRNALGEILFLSDQDDIWPPGKVDKVCQAFDRNRDVQIVATSFKVIDNDGEFTYDSVYSNWPRFRPGLIANIWSNRVLGSTMAIRSSDVYKILPFPAKYWVEHDAWIMAVNSITGGKVAYLDEPLLFYRRHRQNLSTPLSWRLRIKKRVHLVAALIVYSLQVRKRGSMPLLGD, translated from the coding sequence ATGTCAAGTATTCAGGATAACCGATGGGAATCTGGACACAGATGCCCGCGCATTTCCGTTTGCATGGCGGCTTACAATGGTGAGCGCTATATTCAAGTGCAACTAGCGTCAATTCTTGAACAACTCAACTCAGATGACGAGATAGTCATTGTAGACGACTGCTCTTCTGATAGAACTTGTGAGCTGATATCCGGTATGGGAGATAATCGCATTCGGCTAATTCAGCATAAGAAGAATGCAGGTGCAAAGAAGACATTTGAAGATGCTATCCGGAATGCACTTGGTGAAATTCTTTTCCTTAGCGACCAGGATGATATATGGCCCCCTGGCAAGGTAGACAAAGTATGCCAAGCATTTGACCGTAATAGGGATGTTCAGATTGTCGCAACCAGTTTTAAAGTTATCGACAATGACGGGGAGTTTACATACGACTCTGTCTATTCAAATTGGCCTCGTTTTCGCCCAGGATTAATCGCCAACATCTGGTCCAATCGTGTACTCGGATCGACAATGGCTATTCGGTCTTCTGATGTCTACAAGATCCTTCCTTTTCCTGCGAAGTATTGGGTTGAACACGATGCCTGGATTATGGCCGTCAACAGTATTACCGGAGGAAAAGTGGCATACCTTGATGAGCCACTCCTCTTTTATCGACGTCATCGGCAGAATCTCTCGACTCCACTAAGTTGGCGCCTCCGCATTAAGAAGCGGGTTCATCTTGTCGCAGCTCTTATTGTCTATTCTTTGCAGGTAAGAAAAAGAGGGTCGATGCCTCTACTCGGGGATTAG
- a CDS encoding SLBB domain-containing protein, whose amino-acid sequence MPYGFVKRFLGGAVLLSCAAAAAQLTSPILNQGLNPNSGQQSSCNPTDPSCSSYSNPIRTPSIEPQSQTRGANLNTQQTLDEQLPTQTQQQRVQLQETNLPLDPPTEFQQMVANSTGKMLPIYGAKLFRTLPSTFAPVNQVPVTPDYIIGPNDELLIQSWGQVTMNNRFVVDRSGGIYIPQVGNVHVAGLRFSELQPFLKSQMGRIFRNFDLNVNMGQLRSIQVFVVGQARRPGTWTVSSLSTLVNAIFSTGGPAPQGSLRHIQLKRGNQLIVDFDLYDLILHGDKSKDVPLLQGDVIYIPPVGPQVAIAGSVNTPAIYELKSNDTVSVSVALDMAAGLTSVASGDTARLERVDERRMRSMTEVSLEREGKTVRLRDGDLLEVIALAGQYKDAVTLRGNVANPGRYAWKQGMRVRDLLPNKEALITRDYWLKRSQLGQSSMTYVPTCLPTSPFGIPGLRYGIPVGDEGDDPYWRYSSVRNPGATSLLGLPMTDTNVVRPSVDDRTTNALANNDAAAAGAVGTDGGLDCGRQPSFQGYVPFSPSDMTPGGQQLSSPQVPSQQATSANRVGSANASVGVTTTNASAGQFLPKNDVKLIEPDINWSYAVIERQSKENLTTSLLSFNLGKVVLGGDDSENLALLPGDVVTIFSKADLRVPQQQQTRFVRLEGEFMSSGIYSVKPGETLRQLVQRAGGLSPEAYLYGAEFTRESTRRVQQLQLNEYVDQIALQVSTNAQNSASRAISSTDATALAAQQSQAQNIVANLRNARATGRIVLGLTPDAHDISQLPDLPLEDGDKFVVPRVPSTVSVDGAVYNQNSFIYDPHLRLGDYVQQAGGANRDADKNRAFVIRAGGSVISKQYSSSLRGHGFDSVRLYPGDTVVIPLNLDKGKTLRTVVDIAQIVGQFGIAVAAMNTVLGR is encoded by the coding sequence ATGCCGTACGGTTTCGTAAAGCGTTTTTTGGGCGGTGCGGTGTTGCTGTCCTGTGCAGCTGCAGCAGCACAATTGACGTCGCCAATACTGAATCAAGGATTAAACCCAAATTCAGGGCAGCAAAGTTCATGCAATCCGACCGACCCAAGCTGTTCTTCCTATAGCAATCCGATACGGACCCCCTCCATCGAACCGCAGAGCCAGACTCGTGGCGCCAATCTGAATACCCAGCAGACGTTAGACGAGCAGCTGCCAACGCAGACTCAACAGCAGCGCGTGCAGCTTCAAGAGACGAATCTCCCGCTTGATCCTCCAACAGAGTTTCAGCAGATGGTTGCAAATTCGACGGGCAAAATGCTGCCTATTTATGGAGCGAAGCTATTCAGGACTCTGCCGTCGACTTTTGCTCCTGTGAATCAGGTGCCGGTTACGCCGGACTATATCATCGGGCCCAACGATGAGCTTCTGATTCAATCATGGGGCCAGGTCACGATGAACAACCGCTTCGTGGTGGATCGTTCCGGCGGGATTTACATTCCACAAGTAGGAAACGTTCATGTGGCCGGTTTGCGATTTTCGGAGCTTCAACCGTTTCTGAAGTCGCAGATGGGCAGGATCTTTCGCAACTTCGATTTGAACGTCAACATGGGCCAGTTGCGTTCGATTCAGGTGTTCGTCGTTGGCCAGGCCCGTCGTCCCGGGACCTGGACTGTAAGTTCGTTGAGCACACTGGTGAACGCGATTTTCTCCACCGGAGGTCCGGCGCCACAAGGGAGTTTACGACACATCCAGCTTAAGCGTGGCAACCAGTTGATCGTAGATTTCGACCTGTATGACCTGATTCTGCACGGGGACAAATCGAAGGATGTGCCCCTTCTTCAAGGGGACGTTATCTATATTCCACCTGTTGGTCCGCAGGTGGCAATTGCGGGAAGCGTCAATACTCCTGCCATTTACGAGCTCAAATCAAACGATACAGTCAGCGTCAGTGTCGCTTTGGACATGGCTGCCGGCCTGACTAGTGTTGCTTCAGGCGACACTGCGCGGTTGGAACGAGTGGACGAGCGTCGAATGCGGAGCATGACGGAGGTTTCCCTGGAACGAGAGGGGAAAACGGTTCGTCTGCGGGATGGTGACCTGCTTGAAGTCATTGCACTGGCAGGTCAATACAAGGACGCAGTAACTTTGCGCGGAAATGTTGCCAATCCGGGACGGTATGCCTGGAAGCAGGGGATGCGTGTACGAGATCTCCTGCCAAACAAGGAAGCATTGATAACGCGAGACTATTGGTTGAAGCGTAGTCAACTCGGTCAGTCGTCGATGACGTATGTACCAACATGCCTGCCGACGTCGCCATTCGGTATTCCCGGACTACGGTATGGCATTCCTGTAGGAGATGAGGGAGACGATCCATATTGGCGCTATTCTTCTGTGAGAAATCCGGGCGCGACAAGTCTTCTTGGTCTTCCGATGACGGATACGAACGTTGTCAGGCCAAGCGTTGACGATCGCACGACAAACGCTTTAGCGAACAATGATGCTGCAGCCGCTGGGGCGGTAGGTACGGATGGCGGTTTGGATTGCGGGCGCCAGCCATCTTTTCAAGGGTATGTTCCATTCTCGCCTAGCGATATGACACCGGGGGGACAGCAGTTGTCGTCGCCGCAAGTGCCTTCGCAGCAGGCGACGAGCGCGAATCGAGTGGGTTCCGCAAACGCAAGTGTAGGTGTGACTACTACCAATGCTTCTGCCGGTCAATTTTTGCCTAAGAATGATGTAAAGCTCATCGAGCCGGACATCAATTGGTCGTATGCAGTTATTGAAAGGCAGAGCAAAGAAAATCTAACGACATCCCTTCTTTCATTCAATCTCGGAAAGGTTGTACTTGGAGGAGATGATTCGGAGAACCTCGCACTGCTTCCAGGCGATGTGGTAACGATCTTTTCAAAAGCAGATCTTCGTGTTCCTCAGCAGCAGCAAACTCGTTTTGTCCGTCTCGAGGGCGAGTTTATGTCCTCCGGCATCTACAGTGTGAAGCCTGGCGAAACCCTTCGGCAACTGGTTCAACGTGCGGGCGGCCTTTCGCCGGAGGCCTACTTGTATGGGGCGGAGTTTACTCGGGAGTCGACTCGCCGTGTGCAGCAGTTGCAGTTGAACGAATACGTGGACCAGATAGCCCTGCAGGTAAGTACCAATGCGCAAAACAGCGCGAGTCGCGCGATCAGTTCTACAGATGCTACTGCGCTTGCCGCACAACAATCCCAGGCACAAAATATTGTTGCGAATTTGCGCAATGCTCGAGCGACGGGGCGCATTGTGCTTGGATTGACCCCAGACGCGCATGATATCTCCCAACTCCCGGATCTTCCGCTGGAAGATGGAGATAAGTTTGTGGTGCCACGCGTTCCTTCGACGGTGAGCGTTGATGGAGCGGTCTACAACCAGAATTCATTCATCTATGACCCGCATTTGCGTCTGGGAGACTATGTGCAGCAGGCCGGCGGTGCCAATCGCGATGCAGATAAAAATCGCGCTTTCGTTATTCGCGCAGGAGGGTCGGTTATTAGTAAACAATACAGTTCATCCCTGCGCGGACACGGGTTCGATTCAGTGAGGCTGTATCCAGGAGATACGGTCGTTATCCCGCTAAATCTCGACAAGGGCAAAACTCTACGAACGGTTGTAGACATTGCGCAGATCGTCGGTCAGTTTGGTATCGCTGTGGCTGCAATGAATACTGTTTTGGGACGATAA
- the gatC gene encoding Asp-tRNA(Asn)/Glu-tRNA(Gln) amidotransferase subunit GatC, whose product MSGVSIEDVRRVAELANLELTPEEEPRMQRDLNSILGHIAQLNELDTSAVEPMAQVGEVLGGEVFSHGETLRQDVVRPSVDRAAVMAAAPETDGRFFKVPKVIER is encoded by the coding sequence ATGAGCGGTGTATCGATTGAGGACGTGCGGCGTGTGGCCGAGCTGGCAAACCTGGAGCTGACGCCCGAGGAGGAGCCGCGCATGCAACGCGACCTGAACTCCATTCTTGGACACATTGCGCAGTTGAATGAGTTGGATACGAGCGCGGTGGAGCCGATGGCGCAGGTTGGCGAGGTGCTGGGCGGGGAGGTGTTCTCCCACGGTGAAACGCTGCGCCAGGATGTTGTGCGGCCCTCGGTTGACCGGGCTGCCGTAATGGCTGCTGCGCCGGAGACGGATGGACGGTTCTTCAAGGTGCCGAAGGTGATCGAACGCTAG
- the gatA gene encoding Asp-tRNA(Asn)/Glu-tRNA(Gln) amidotransferase subunit GatA, which translates to MSLTVEGLTIDDVRSAVAAGRTTAVALAEQQYARIKSGDTKINSYLSLSRERALEQASKVDAMAQRGDTLPPLAGVPVGIKDVLAMRGAPATAGSLILKGYRPPYDATAVAKLEAAGAVLLGKINCDEFAMGSSNENSAYGPVLNPRALDRVPGGSSGGSAAAVAADFAVATLGTDTGGSIRQPAAFCGVVGVLPTYGRVSRYGLIAFASSLDRVGPFTKNVKDAATMLEVLAGHDAMDATSSARPVASYVKELERPVEGLRVGIPEEYFGEGLDLEIRAAIEKVLDGLKAAGCVLKKVSLPHTKYAIPTYYVIATAEASSNLSRFDGVRYGLRDAEAKSLSAMFRKTRDAGFGAEVKRRILLGTYALSAGYYDAYYKKAQQVRTLLTRDFLNAFDDVDVLVAPVTPTPAFKLGEKTDDPVKMYLEDIYSVAASLAGICGVSVPCGTTKAALPIGVQVMGRHFDEGTMLRVAGAVESGQESVLR; encoded by the coding sequence ATGAGTTTGACGGTAGAAGGTTTGACGATCGATGACGTGCGGTCGGCGGTGGCTGCGGGCAGGACGACCGCGGTAGCGCTGGCTGAGCAGCAGTATGCTCGGATTAAGTCCGGGGACACGAAGATTAACAGCTACCTGTCGTTGAGCAGGGAGCGCGCGCTGGAGCAGGCATCGAAGGTGGACGCGATGGCACAACGCGGCGATACGCTGCCTCCTCTTGCCGGTGTGCCAGTGGGGATCAAGGACGTGCTGGCGATGCGCGGAGCGCCGGCGACAGCGGGCTCCCTGATCCTGAAGGGCTATCGTCCACCGTATGACGCCACGGCGGTTGCGAAGCTGGAGGCTGCGGGCGCGGTGCTGCTGGGCAAGATCAACTGCGATGAGTTTGCGATGGGCAGCTCGAACGAGAACTCGGCTTATGGGCCAGTGCTCAATCCAAGGGCGCTCGATCGCGTGCCCGGAGGCTCGAGCGGAGGCTCGGCTGCTGCGGTGGCTGCCGATTTTGCCGTTGCGACACTGGGGACCGATACAGGCGGCTCGATTCGGCAGCCTGCGGCGTTTTGCGGTGTGGTGGGTGTTCTGCCTACCTACGGGCGCGTAAGCCGGTATGGCTTGATCGCGTTTGCCTCGTCGCTCGATCGCGTGGGCCCGTTTACGAAGAACGTGAAGGACGCGGCGACGATGCTTGAGGTCTTGGCCGGGCACGACGCCATGGATGCAACGTCGTCCGCGCGCCCTGTCGCGAGCTATGTGAAGGAGCTGGAGCGGCCGGTTGAAGGTCTGCGTGTCGGTATTCCGGAGGAGTACTTCGGCGAAGGGCTGGACCTGGAGATCCGTGCCGCGATCGAGAAGGTCCTGGATGGCCTGAAGGCGGCGGGCTGTGTGCTGAAGAAGGTGAGCCTGCCGCATACGAAGTATGCGATTCCAACGTACTACGTGATCGCGACGGCGGAGGCGTCGTCGAACCTTTCGCGGTTCGATGGCGTGAGGTACGGTCTGCGCGATGCGGAGGCGAAGTCGCTGTCGGCGATGTTCCGCAAGACGCGCGATGCAGGCTTTGGCGCCGAGGTGAAGCGGAGGATCCTGCTGGGGACCTATGCGCTGAGCGCGGGCTACTACGACGCGTACTACAAGAAGGCGCAGCAGGTGAGGACGCTGCTGACGCGCGATTTTCTGAATGCGTTCGACGACGTGGATGTGCTGGTGGCCCCGGTCACTCCGACTCCGGCGTTCAAGCTGGGCGAGAAGACGGACGATCCGGTGAAGATGTACCTCGAGGACATCTACTCTGTGGCCGCGAGCCTGGCAGGAATCTGCGGAGTAAGCGTACCGTGCGGGACGACGAAGGCAGCGCTGCCGATCGGGGTGCAGGTGATGGGCAGGCACTTCGATGAGGGCACGATGCTGCGGGTGGCCGGCGCGGTGGAAAGCGGCCAGGAAAGCGTCCTTCGCTGA